A window of the Gordonia humi genome harbors these coding sequences:
- a CDS encoding ribbon-helix-helix protein, CopG family, with translation MGRPTRPRGSSPLRAVRLPRALDDQLTSYANRRGESTSAVVRAAISEYLDRHSA, from the coding sequence ATGGGCCGACCGACTCGGCCTCGCGGGTCGTCACCCCTCCGCGCAGTCCGACTACCCAGAGCGCTCGATGACCAGCTCACTTCGTACGCCAACCGCCGCGGGGAGTCGACTTCAGCCGTCGTCCGCGCCGCGATCAGCGAGTACCTCGACCGACATTCGGCGTA